The Glycine soja cultivar W05 chromosome 6, ASM419377v2, whole genome shotgun sequence genome has a window encoding:
- the LOC114415402 gene encoding WAT1-related protein At4g08300-like produces the protein MEDQNGSGKLSQGLRKVKPYLAILSLQFGYSGMYIITMVSFKHGMSHWILSVYRHVVAAIIIVPFALVLERKIRPKMTLPIFLRIVALGFLEPVLDQNLYNMGMKMTSTTFASATVNVLPAITFVMALIFRLEKVNLRKFHSVAKVIGTLITVSGAMVMTLYKGPAFQIIKGGGAISNHSNSSSTSTTEPSDQHWIVGTVYLISSCASWAGFFILQSFTLKKYPAELSLTAWICVMGIIEGSIASLIFERDFSVWAIGWDSRLLACVYSGVICSGMAYYVQGVVTRERGPVFVTSFSPLCMIITAALGSLVLAEQVHLGSIFGAILIVCGLYTVVWGKSKDRKSTTEIEKGESQELPIKNGTKSASDIFDGIEINVPAEVLKKGGGKNVPPATTTTTTS, from the exons ATGGAGGACCAAAATGGTAGTGGTAAGTTGAGCCAAGGGCTTCGCAAGGTGAAGCCTTACCTTGCTATATTGTCCCTTCAGTTTGGCTACTCAGGGATGTATATCATCACTATGGTTTCTTTCAAGCATGGCATGAGTCATTGGATACTCTCAGTGTACCGTCATGTAGTTGCTGCTATTATAATAGTCCCTTTTGCACTTGTCCTTGAAAG AAAAATAAGACCAAAGATGACTCTTCCCATCTTCCTGAGGATAGTGGCACTTGGTTTCCTTGA GCCAGTGCTAGATCAGAACTTGTACAACATGGGGATGAAGATGACCTCAACAACGTTTGCATCTGCCACTGTTAATGTCCTCCCGGCCATTACTTTTGTAATGGCACTCATTTTCAG GCTAGAGAAGGTGAACTTGAGAAAATTTCACAGTGTAGCCAAAGTCATTGGAACCCTTATAACAGTTTCAGGAGCTATGGTTATGACTCTGTACAAAGGCCCTGCCTTCCAAATCATAAAGGGTGGAGGAGCCATCAGCAACCATAGCAACTCTAGCAGTACTAGTACCACCGAACCCTCTGACCAGCACTGGATAGTTGGAACTGTTTATCTCATATCAAGTTGTGCTAGTTGGGCTGGCTTCTTCATTTTGCAA TCATTCACTTTGAAGAAGTACCCGGCAGAGCTCTCACTGACAGCTTGGATTTGTGTGATGGGTATTATTGAGGGTTCAATCGCATCCCTTATATTTGAACGAGACTTCAGTGTATGGGCCATAGGCTGGGACTCAAGACTTCTTGCTTGTGTTTACTCT GGGGTGATTTGTTCTGGAATGGCATACTATGTACAAGGGGTTGTAACCAGGGAACGTGGACCAGTGTTTGTGACTTCTTTCAGCCCTCTATGTATGATTATCACCGCAGCATTGGGTTCCCTTGTCTTAGCCGAACAAGTTCATCTAGGAAG TATATTTGGGGCCATTCTCATTGTGTGCGGACTTTACACTGTGGTGTGGGGCAAAAGCAAAGACCGTAAGAGCACAACAGAAATAGAGAAAGGCGAAAGCCAAGAATTGCCAATAAAGAACGGTACAAAATCAGCGTCAGACATATTTGATGGCATTGAAATCAATGTTCCTGCTGAGGTGTTGAAGAAAGGAGGAGGGAAAAATGTCCcaccagcaacaacaacaacaacaacatcatga